From Nocardioides sp. HDW12B, the proteins below share one genomic window:
- a CDS encoding fasciclin domain-containing protein, producing MRSSRTTRTLVAGTTAALVGTLAATAAPAQAAPGERSLATVLAADGNRFDGAWNDFDVLDRAVRTVLGAKPDSDVAVLADGGTALTAFLPTDRAFRKLVHEITGERPATERATFQAVASLGVDTVETVLLYHVVPGPAVTYRQAKRADGVVLQTAADAPVTVQVANGRVSLQDLDASDPDPRIRLGQTDVNAGNRQLGHGINRVLRPLDLP from the coding sequence ATGCGCAGCTCCCGCACCACCCGCACCCTCGTCGCCGGCACCACCGCCGCCCTCGTCGGCACCCTGGCCGCGACCGCCGCGCCGGCCCAGGCAGCGCCCGGTGAGCGCAGCCTCGCCACCGTGCTGGCCGCCGACGGCAACCGGTTCGACGGCGCCTGGAACGACTTCGACGTCCTCGACCGCGCCGTCCGCACGGTGCTGGGAGCCAAGCCCGACAGCGACGTGGCCGTGCTGGCCGACGGCGGCACCGCCCTGACGGCGTTCCTGCCCACCGACCGCGCCTTCCGCAAGCTCGTGCACGAGATCACCGGTGAGCGGCCGGCGACCGAGCGGGCCACCTTCCAGGCGGTGGCGAGCCTCGGCGTCGACACCGTCGAGACCGTGCTGCTCTACCACGTCGTCCCGGGACCGGCCGTCACCTACCGGCAGGCCAAGCGTGCCGACGGCGTGGTGCTCCAGACCGCCGCCGACGCACCGGTCACGGTCCAGGTCGCGAACGGTCGGGTCTCGCTGCAGGACCTCGACGCCAGCGACCCCGACCCGCGCATCCGCCTGGGCCAGACCGACGTCAACGCGGGCAACCGCCAGCTCGGCCACGGGATCAACCGGGTGCTGCGCCCGCTCGACCTGCCCTGA
- a CDS encoding SDR family NAD(P)-dependent oxidoreductase, translating into MVVLVTGGTGFVGSWTARALADAGHEVRFLVRTPEKLARAAGALGVNTSDTVVGDITDAAAVRRALAGCQAVVHCAAVVAVGPGAAERMERTNLAGARHVVGEAVERGLRAVHVSSIAALSRPGLRRLTADLPVAPGLDAYGASKAAVDGYVRELAAQGAPVDLTYPTMVMGPPAGEQVGEGTEGVAKAVRVRLVPGREAAWNICDVRDLGRVHAAIVDRRLRPARWVAGGVHVRLSELVPMLAEASGRRLWQLPVPDGLLRAVGRAQDRVERVVPLERWGLRTPLTAAAMEYYTRVPVPDNGPVERELGVTFRDPAVTLRDAVAGLRELGRL; encoded by the coding sequence GTGGTGGTGCTGGTGACGGGCGGGACCGGGTTCGTCGGGTCGTGGACCGCGCGAGCGCTGGCCGACGCCGGCCACGAGGTGCGCTTCCTGGTCCGCACCCCCGAGAAGCTGGCCCGCGCCGCCGGCGCGCTGGGCGTGAACACCTCCGACACCGTGGTCGGCGACATCACCGACGCCGCCGCCGTACGCCGTGCGCTGGCCGGGTGCCAGGCCGTCGTGCACTGCGCCGCCGTGGTGGCGGTGGGCCCCGGGGCCGCCGAGCGGATGGAGCGCACGAACCTGGCCGGGGCCCGCCACGTGGTGGGCGAGGCGGTCGAGCGGGGCCTGCGCGCGGTCCACGTCTCGAGCATCGCGGCGCTCTCGCGACCCGGCCTGCGCCGGCTCACGGCCGACCTGCCGGTGGCGCCCGGCCTCGACGCCTACGGCGCGTCGAAGGCCGCCGTCGACGGCTACGTCCGCGAGCTGGCGGCGCAGGGAGCGCCGGTCGACCTCACCTACCCGACGATGGTGATGGGGCCCCCGGCCGGGGAGCAGGTGGGGGAGGGCACCGAGGGCGTGGCCAAGGCGGTCCGGGTCCGCCTCGTCCCCGGGCGCGAGGCGGCGTGGAACATCTGCGACGTCCGCGACCTCGGGCGCGTGCACGCCGCGATCGTCGACCGGCGGCTGCGCCCCGCCCGCTGGGTCGCGGGCGGGGTCCACGTGCGGCTGTCCGAGCTGGTGCCGATGCTGGCAGAGGCCTCGGGGCGGCGGCTGTGGCAGCTGCCGGTGCCCGACGGGCTGCTGCGGGCCGTCGGTCGGGCCCAGGACCGCGTCGAGCGTGTCGTCCCGCTCGAGCGGTGGGGGCTGCGCACGCCGTTGACCGCCGCGGCGATGGAGTACTACACCCGCGTCCCCGTGCCCGACAACGGCCCGGTCGAGCGCGAGCTCGGCGTCACGTTCCGCGACCCGGCGGTGACGCTGCGCGACGCGGTCGCGGGGCTGCGCGAGCTCGGACGGCTCTGA
- the ybaK gene encoding Cys-tRNA(Pro) deacylase, whose protein sequence is MSKRSSRGQERAGGAGGSTPATRALTAAGLAFAERAYDHDPAAESFGLEAAEALGVEPARVLKTLLAEVDGRLVVGIVPVAGRLDLKALAAAVGGKRAVMADPALAERRTGYVVGGISPLGQRTTHPTVVDRSALDHPTVLVSGGRRGLDLELAPTDLVTATSAVVADIGRP, encoded by the coding sequence GTGAGCAAGCGGTCGAGCCGGGGTCAGGAGCGTGCCGGCGGTGCGGGTGGATCGACGCCCGCCACGCGCGCCCTGACCGCGGCCGGCCTCGCCTTCGCCGAGCGTGCCTACGACCACGACCCGGCCGCCGAGAGCTTCGGGCTCGAGGCGGCCGAGGCGCTGGGCGTCGAGCCCGCCCGGGTGCTCAAGACGTTGCTCGCCGAGGTCGACGGCCGTCTCGTCGTCGGCATCGTGCCGGTCGCGGGACGGCTGGACCTCAAGGCCCTGGCCGCGGCCGTCGGCGGCAAGCGGGCGGTGATGGCCGACCCCGCGCTGGCCGAGCGCCGCACCGGCTACGTCGTGGGCGGCATCAGCCCGCTCGGGCAGCGCACCACCCATCCCACCGTGGTGGACCGGTCCGCCCTCGACCACCCGACCGTGCTCGTCTCGGGTGGTCGCCGGGGGCTCGACCTCGAGCTGGCACCGACCGACCTGGTCACGGCGACCTCCGCCGTGGTGGCCGACATCGGCCGGCCCTGA
- a CDS encoding TerC family protein, whose protein sequence is MNPYLSLPTRAAAEPQTLDSIGNPVLWTTVIVGVLVLLAVDFLLTRKPHEVSMKEAIGWSIFYVALPLAFAGYVFLDFGSERGLEFLTGYLVEKSLSVDNLFVFLLLLGAFAVPKELQQRVLLYGIVGALVLRSIFIAVGAAALSAFDWMFLVFGLILVATAVKILRDALSGHDQEIDIDEMRSVKFMRRFMPVTDDYDGPKMLSKVDGKRAITPLALVVVAVFAADIVFAVDSVPAVYGITGDPFLVFATNAFALLGLRALYFVLEGALSKLRHLGFGLAVILAFIGVKLALHWGHLQNDSVPEIPTLWSLGVIVVVLVITTVTSLVADKKAGDPLGSGDKDTDARTDTDSDRDDDGATVSA, encoded by the coding sequence GTGAATCCCTACCTGTCCCTGCCCACGCGCGCCGCCGCGGAGCCGCAGACCCTCGACAGCATCGGCAACCCCGTGCTGTGGACGACGGTCATCGTCGGTGTCCTCGTGCTGCTGGCGGTCGACTTCCTGCTCACCCGCAAGCCGCACGAGGTCTCCATGAAGGAGGCGATCGGCTGGTCGATCTTCTACGTCGCCCTGCCGCTGGCCTTCGCCGGCTACGTGTTCCTCGACTTCGGCTCCGAGCGTGGCCTGGAGTTCCTCACCGGCTACCTGGTGGAGAAGTCGCTCAGCGTCGACAACCTCTTCGTCTTCCTGCTGCTGCTCGGCGCCTTCGCGGTGCCCAAGGAGCTGCAGCAGCGGGTGCTGCTCTACGGCATCGTCGGCGCCCTGGTGCTCCGCAGCATCTTCATCGCCGTCGGCGCCGCCGCCCTGTCGGCGTTCGACTGGATGTTCCTGGTCTTCGGCCTGATCCTCGTCGCCACCGCCGTCAAGATCCTCCGTGACGCCCTGAGCGGGCACGACCAGGAGATCGACATCGACGAGATGCGCAGCGTGAAGTTCATGCGCCGCTTCATGCCGGTCACCGACGACTACGACGGCCCGAAGATGCTCTCGAAGGTCGACGGCAAGCGCGCCATCACCCCGCTGGCCCTCGTCGTGGTCGCCGTGTTCGCCGCCGACATCGTCTTCGCCGTCGACTCCGTCCCCGCCGTCTACGGCATCACCGGCGACCCGTTCCTGGTGTTCGCGACCAACGCGTTCGCGCTGCTGGGCCTGCGCGCGCTCTACTTCGTGCTCGAGGGGGCGCTGTCGAAGCTGCGCCACCTCGGCTTCGGCCTCGCCGTCATCCTCGCCTTCATCGGCGTGAAGCTGGCCCTGCACTGGGGCCACCTGCAGAACGACAGCGTCCCCGAGATCCCGACCCTGTGGTCGCTGGGCGTCATCGTCGTCGTCCTGGTGATCACCACCGTCACCAGCCTGGTCGCCGACAAGAAGGCCGGCGACCCGCTCGGGTCGGGCGACAAGGACACCGACGCGCGCACCGACACCGACAGCGACCGCGACGACGACGGGGCTACCGTCTCCGCGTGA
- a CDS encoding YbaK/EbsC family protein yields the protein MALWSLGGLDADPALDRPELLAEPVRALLEQWDAADRVGVVEIDPDQADTATLTSAYDLPLEASGNCVVVGGRRSGEERVAACVVRADTRADVNNLVKRRLDVRKATFLAMDDAVARTGMEYGGITPVGLPGDWRLLVDQRLTEAPVVILGSGLRRSKILLPGSLLAELPGAEVVADLGT from the coding sequence ATGGCCCTGTGGAGCCTCGGCGGCCTCGACGCCGACCCGGCCCTCGACCGTCCCGAGCTGCTCGCGGAGCCCGTCCGGGCCCTGCTGGAGCAGTGGGACGCGGCCGACCGGGTGGGGGTCGTGGAGATCGACCCGGACCAGGCCGACACCGCCACGCTGACCTCGGCCTACGACCTGCCGCTGGAGGCCAGCGGCAACTGCGTGGTCGTCGGCGGCCGCCGCTCCGGCGAGGAGCGGGTGGCGGCCTGCGTCGTCCGGGCCGACACCCGTGCGGACGTCAACAACCTGGTGAAGCGCCGTCTCGACGTCCGCAAGGCGACGTTCCTGGCGATGGACGACGCGGTCGCGCGCACCGGCATGGAGTACGGCGGGATCACGCCGGTCGGCCTTCCCGGCGACTGGCGGCTCCTCGTCGACCAGCGGCTGACGGAGGCGCCGGTCGTGATCCTGGGCAGCGGGCTGCGGCGCTCGAAGATCCTGCTGCCCGGCTCGCTGCTGGCCGAGCTGCCCGGTGCCGAGGTCGTCGCCGACCTCGGCACCTGA